The following coding sequences are from one Ramlibacter henchirensis window:
- a CDS encoding alpha/beta hydrolase family protein has protein sequence MSTRANTIDIAVDGKHIDGTLVAPDTMVPGVLLVHGWDGSQDQYIARAHEIAALGCVCLTFDLRGHVRHQDEYNTVSREENLQDVLAAYDVLVGHPVVDPRAIAIVGSSYGGYLAALVTAMRQVRWLALRVPALYRDEDWHVPKRQLKREDLAAYRRSRVAAEENRALRACSAFEGDALIVESEHDPVVPHQTIQNYKAAFTRARSLTYRVIPDADHALTEKKWQQAYTALLVHWMGEMVLSARTGSTGPGAQEPLATTDEQALGEAD, from the coding sequence ATGTCCACCCGAGCTAACACGATCGACATCGCCGTCGACGGCAAGCACATCGACGGCACCCTGGTCGCGCCGGACACCATGGTGCCCGGCGTGCTGCTGGTGCACGGCTGGGACGGCAGCCAGGACCAGTACATCGCCCGCGCCCACGAGATCGCCGCGCTGGGCTGCGTGTGCCTCACGTTCGACCTGCGCGGCCACGTGCGGCACCAGGACGAGTACAACACCGTCAGCCGCGAGGAGAACCTGCAGGACGTGCTGGCCGCGTACGACGTGCTGGTCGGCCATCCCGTCGTCGACCCGCGCGCCATCGCCATCGTCGGCAGCAGCTATGGCGGCTACCTCGCCGCGCTGGTGACTGCGATGCGACAGGTGCGCTGGCTCGCGCTGCGGGTCCCGGCGCTGTACCGCGACGAGGATTGGCACGTGCCCAAGCGTCAGCTCAAGCGCGAAGACCTGGCCGCGTACCGGCGCAGCCGCGTCGCCGCGGAAGAGAACCGCGCGCTGCGTGCCTGCTCGGCGTTCGAAGGCGATGCGCTGATCGTCGAATCCGAGCACGACCCGGTGGTGCCGCACCAGACGATCCAGAACTACAAGGCCGCCTTCACGCGCGCACGTTCGTTGACCTACCGCGTGATCCCGGACGCCGACCATGCGCTCACCGAGAAGAAGTGGCAGCAGGCCTACACGGCGCTGCTGGTGCACTGGATGGGCGAGATGGTGCTCAGCGCCCGGACGGGCAGCACGGGCCCGGGGGCGCAGGAACCGCTGGCGACGACGGACGAGCAGGCGCTGGGCGAAGCGGATTAG
- a CDS encoding DUF3182 family protein, which produces MSAAISSAVLSADAAVRGTVVALAPDGSEPGCTHDRVTLAGFVRAIARLKGYEDAGVYEPGRSYEGSVYFVPSDTITSQQAARLGIRGPSDLFGGVVPQPFMATKAISHSLVDPTAASPRGWNPDFAARLGDVLLDGHSAFSRDDAHRAGLRLLQKGPVRVKPVRGKGGAGQSVARDASELQSVLQQLDADEIEVHGVVLEEQLADVRTFSVGQVQLDDLVASYWGVQRLTRSNTGQEVFGGSDLTVVRGGFDALLGQGPAPEFDHAIAQARRYDEAAHACFPGFFASRRNYDVALGHCTRGRWRSGVLEQSWRVGGATGPELAALDVFRREPARKRVRAMGVEIFGDSPEPPPHAIVHYRGEDPKAGPLTKYTVVDPDVHPS; this is translated from the coding sequence TTGTCTGCCGCCATCAGCAGCGCCGTGTTGAGTGCCGACGCGGCCGTTCGCGGCACGGTCGTCGCGCTCGCGCCCGACGGAAGCGAGCCGGGGTGCACGCACGACCGCGTCACGCTCGCGGGCTTCGTCCGCGCCATCGCGCGCCTCAAGGGCTACGAGGACGCCGGCGTCTACGAGCCGGGACGCTCCTACGAGGGCAGCGTCTATTTCGTGCCGAGCGACACCATCACCAGCCAGCAGGCGGCGCGCCTGGGCATCCGCGGCCCTTCCGACCTGTTCGGCGGCGTCGTGCCGCAGCCGTTCATGGCGACCAAGGCGATCAGCCATTCGCTGGTCGATCCCACGGCGGCCAGTCCGCGCGGCTGGAACCCGGACTTCGCCGCGCGGCTGGGCGACGTGCTGCTGGACGGCCACTCCGCATTCAGCCGCGACGATGCCCATCGTGCCGGCCTGCGCCTGCTGCAGAAGGGGCCGGTGCGGGTCAAGCCGGTGCGCGGAAAGGGCGGCGCCGGCCAGTCTGTCGCGCGCGATGCGTCCGAACTGCAGTCGGTCCTGCAGCAGCTGGATGCGGACGAGATCGAAGTGCACGGCGTGGTGCTGGAGGAGCAGCTCGCGGACGTGCGCACCTTCAGCGTGGGACAGGTGCAACTGGACGACCTCGTCGCCAGCTACTGGGGCGTGCAGCGCCTGACGCGCAGCAACACGGGCCAGGAGGTGTTCGGCGGATCCGACCTGACGGTGGTCCGCGGCGGCTTCGATGCGCTGCTGGGGCAGGGCCCCGCGCCGGAGTTCGACCACGCCATCGCCCAGGCGCGGCGTTACGACGAAGCGGCGCATGCGTGCTTCCCCGGCTTCTTCGCATCGCGCCGCAACTACGACGTGGCGCTGGGGCATTGCACGCGCGGACGCTGGCGCTCGGGCGTGCTGGAACAGTCGTGGCGGGTGGGCGGCGCCACCGGCCCCGAGCTCGCCGCACTGGACGTGTTCCGCCGCGAGCCGGCGCGCAAGCGCGTGCGAGCGATGGGCGTCGAGATCTTCGGCGACAGCCCGGAGCCGCCGCCGCACGCCATCGTCCATTACCGCGGCGAGGACCCCAAGGCCGGGCCGCTGACGAAGTACACCGTGGTCGATCCCGATGTCCACCCGAGCTAA